A single region of the Verrucomicrobiia bacterium genome encodes:
- a CDS encoding carboxypeptidase regulatory-like domain-containing protein — MLAALVALTTIATGAESGQGTISGTIRLVGPPPSIPTVQPRMDFDMCGSVARPTQSLLLGANQAVRNVIVYLAGYAQNSPGNGTNDAIVLDQRDCEFVPRIQIARTGAPLILKNSDPILHVVRIDSMSSTNGQRTLLKAATPYIGFEKIYQLANFREPTLLQVTSGNGHEWMAAYIAVLPHPWAALSDENGRFTLHNVPVGTHRIYVWHEALGTMAREVRVNSEGNTTADFLFSTAR, encoded by the coding sequence ATGCTGGCTGCTCTCGTGGCTCTCACCACGATCGCTACGGGCGCGGAGAGCGGCCAGGGCACCATCTCGGGTACGATCCGCCTGGTCGGTCCTCCTCCCAGCATCCCCACCGTGCAGCCCAGGATGGATTTCGATATGTGCGGCTCGGTGGCACGACCGACACAATCACTGTTGTTGGGCGCAAACCAGGCCGTCCGCAACGTCATCGTGTACCTGGCGGGTTACGCACAGAATAGCCCCGGCAATGGGACCAACGATGCCATCGTTCTCGATCAACGCGACTGCGAGTTCGTTCCGCGCATCCAGATCGCCCGCACTGGAGCGCCGTTGATCCTGAAGAACAGCGATCCCATCCTGCACGTCGTGCGCATCGATTCGATGAGTAGCACCAACGGGCAGCGGACACTCTTAAAAGCCGCGACGCCTTACATCGGCTTCGAGAAGATCTACCAACTCGCTAACTTTCGCGAACCGACGTTGTTACAAGTGACCTCCGGCAACGGTCATGAATGGATGGCCGCCTATATCGCCGTCTTGCCGCACCCCTGGGCCGCGCTCAGCGACGAGAATGGGCGGTTCACGCTGCACAACGTACCCGTGGGAACACACAGGATCTATGTGTGGCACGAAGCGCTGGGCACAATGGCACGCGAGGTACGCGTCAACAGTGAAGGCAATACCACGGCGGATTTCCTGTTTTCGACGGCGCGTTGA
- a CDS encoding GatB/YqeY domain-containing protein, protein MLMDKIAADMKDAMRAKDAIRLSTLRLLKSAVEYHKIEKKQEQLTDADVAAVIKKQIKQRQDSIEGFEKGGRADLVEKEKAELVVLKSYLPEELSQAQVEEVVKATIAELGASTKTEMGKVMKAVQVKLAGRADNRLVSQIVSANLA, encoded by the coding sequence ATGTTGATGGACAAAATCGCAGCCGACATGAAGGACGCGATGCGCGCCAAAGATGCCATCCGCCTGTCCACGTTGCGCCTGCTCAAATCGGCGGTCGAATACCACAAGATCGAGAAGAAACAGGAGCAACTTACGGACGCCGACGTTGCCGCCGTCATCAAGAAGCAGATCAAACAGCGGCAGGATTCCATTGAGGGTTTCGAGAAGGGCGGGCGCGCGGATTTGGTCGAGAAGGAGAAAGCGGAGTTGGTGGTGCTGAAATCCTACCTGCCGGAAGAGCTTTCGCAAGCGCAGGTGGAAGAGGTCGTCAAGGCCACGATTGCGGAACTGGGAGCGTCCACCAAGACGGAGATGGGCAAGGTGATGAAAGCTGTCCAGGTCAAACTGGCGGGTCGCGCCGATAACCGTCTGGTCAGCCAGATCGTCTCCGCCAACCTCGCCTAG
- a CDS encoding tetratricopeptide repeat protein, protein MNERSESNKLLWLGALLVLALTITAHLRGLQGQFVEWDDTNHITRNVAIRALTVENLGLMFAHPIAKLYCPLTWLSFAIDYQIWGRDPFGYHLTNLLLHLANTLLVLVFVREILRDRFKYATAAALLTAVFFGVHPLRVESVAWATERKDVLFAFFYLCALIAYWRWLGTQKARTYWTCFGLFVASTLSKSTAVTFPLVLLVIDYWLARRKAWGEKVPFFAVSLVITAITFMAQAGGTGETVATPAIIPLWARPGLAGYCSLFYVKKFFWPAHLSAVYPSFDEMGWTPFISLGYLAALAAVTAMVVIARRRWPALLPAWLFYLVTLSPTIGLIPVGIHIVADRFSYLPLIGLALPLSMAVVGVMFSLPNTTLRFAMSLTTVVVLVILTFLTDQRGTVWKDTGTLFGNALLENPKCLPAHINLTVWHTTRKEFDEAIDQGKQAVEIAPDGIPGRKNLAYALINKGDRRAAVGVLRPLAQHDVQDPDVWRALAECFEALGDTNNAKLARTSQRRCEGKL, encoded by the coding sequence ATGAACGAGCGTTCCGAGTCCAACAAGTTACTCTGGCTGGGCGCACTGCTGGTTCTTGCGCTCACGATTACCGCGCACCTTCGCGGGTTGCAGGGACAATTCGTCGAATGGGACGACACCAACCATATCACGCGCAACGTCGCCATCCGCGCCCTGACCGTGGAGAACCTGGGCCTGATGTTTGCGCACCCGATTGCCAAGTTGTATTGCCCGCTTACGTGGCTCTCGTTCGCCATCGACTACCAAATCTGGGGCCGCGACCCTTTTGGTTATCACCTCACCAATCTTCTGCTGCACCTCGCGAATACCCTGCTCGTGCTGGTGTTCGTGCGGGAAATCCTCCGCGACCGATTCAAATACGCAACCGCCGCAGCGCTTCTTACCGCGGTGTTTTTTGGCGTTCATCCGTTGCGCGTGGAATCAGTAGCTTGGGCAACGGAACGCAAGGACGTGTTGTTCGCGTTCTTCTATCTTTGCGCGCTGATCGCCTATTGGCGCTGGCTGGGTACCCAAAAAGCGCGGACGTACTGGACGTGCTTCGGCCTCTTCGTTGCGTCCACGCTCTCCAAGTCTACCGCGGTGACATTCCCGCTCGTCCTGCTGGTCATTGACTATTGGCTCGCCAGGCGCAAGGCTTGGGGAGAGAAGGTTCCGTTCTTCGCTGTCAGCTTGGTCATCACCGCGATCACGTTTATGGCGCAAGCCGGCGGGACAGGAGAAACCGTAGCGACCCCGGCAATCATCCCGCTTTGGGCGAGGCCGGGGTTGGCCGGGTATTGCTCACTGTTTTACGTGAAAAAGTTCTTCTGGCCCGCCCATCTCTCGGCGGTCTACCCGAGCTTCGACGAAATGGGTTGGACTCCGTTCATAAGCCTCGGGTACCTCGCGGCACTGGCAGCCGTGACGGCGATGGTCGTCATCGCCCGGCGACGCTGGCCGGCGTTATTGCCCGCCTGGTTGTTTTATCTCGTCACGCTTTCGCCGACAATCGGGCTCATTCCAGTCGGCATTCATATTGTGGCTGATCGCTTTTCGTACCTGCCGCTGATCGGGTTGGCATTGCCTCTAAGTATGGCAGTGGTCGGGGTGATGTTTTCACTGCCGAACACAACATTGCGATTTGCCATGAGCCTGACTACCGTTGTTGTCCTCGTGATATTGACTTTCCTGACAGACCAGCGCGGGACCGTGTGGAAGGACACGGGGACGCTCTTCGGCAACGCTTTGCTGGAGAACCCAAAGTGCTTGCCGGCGCACATCAACCTCACAGTATGGCACACGACCCGCAAAGAATTTGATGAAGCGATCGACCAGGGAAAGCAGGCAGTCGAGATTGCGCCCGACGGCATTCCGGGTCGCAAGAACCTCGCCTACGCGCTGATCAACAAGGGCGATCGGCGCGCGGCCGTCGGCGTCCTGCGCCCGCTCGCCCAACATGACGTTCAGGACCCAGATGTGTGGCGTGCGCTTGCCGAATGTTTCGAGGCACTGGGAGACACCAATAACGCGAAACTGGCGCGGACGTCCCAGCGTCGCTGCGAGGGTAAACTATGA
- a CDS encoding DUF420 domain-containing protein translates to MISLSDLPTVNATLNATSAVFLGLGYGFIRQKRVTAHRVCMIVATVVSVLFLISYVTYHAHAGRKHFTGEGLAQPVYHTILFTHTVLAMVVALYLAPVTLVRALRERFDQHKRIARWTLPIWFYVSVTGVLIYFMLYHWYAPA, encoded by the coding sequence ATGATCAGTTTGTCAGATCTACCGACCGTTAACGCAACGCTGAATGCAACCAGCGCAGTGTTTCTTGGGCTGGGTTATGGTTTCATCCGTCAGAAGCGAGTGACGGCACATCGCGTTTGCATGATTGTGGCGACGGTCGTGTCGGTGCTATTCCTCATTTCATATGTTACATACCATGCGCACGCTGGTCGGAAACATTTTACGGGCGAGGGATTGGCCCAGCCGGTGTATCACACGATTCTTTTCACACACACCGTATTGGCGATGGTTGTGGCCCTCTACCTGGCGCCCGTCACGCTGGTTCGTGCTTTGCGCGAACGATTTGACCAACACAAACGGATTGCGCGCTGGACGTTGCCGATTTGGTTTTATGTATCGGTGACCGGTGTGCTGATCTACTTCATGCTTTACCACTGGTATGCGCCTGCGTAA
- a CDS encoding ABC transporter permease, which produces MSTKSEANYFLLPALTLWWREMVRFFRQTNRIVGALGTPLVFWLLLGSGLGKSFSAPSAPSGHGYLEYFFGGTIVLVLLFTAIFSTISIIEDRREGFLQAVLVAPVGRFALVLGKILGGTSLALIQGLMFLLLAPFVGISFSIASVIWLVVVMFLLSFALTGLGFLLAWRMDSTQGFHAIMNLFLIPLWLLSGAVFPPSGAPSIMRWIMVCNPVSYGVIAIRHGLYWNTPLATTGMPSREISLLVTVVFAVVMFLLSWLAAQRTTRGDLQ; this is translated from the coding sequence GTGAGCACGAAATCTGAGGCGAACTACTTCCTTTTGCCCGCGCTCACACTCTGGTGGCGTGAGATGGTGCGATTCTTCCGCCAGACCAATCGCATTGTCGGCGCGCTCGGGACACCGTTGGTGTTCTGGTTGTTGCTCGGGTCGGGGCTCGGCAAATCCTTTAGCGCGCCGTCAGCGCCTTCGGGTCATGGATATCTGGAATACTTTTTCGGGGGCACGATTGTCCTGGTGCTGTTGTTCACCGCAATCTTCTCGACGATTTCGATTATTGAGGACCGCCGCGAAGGATTTTTACAGGCCGTGCTCGTGGCGCCGGTCGGGCGATTCGCGCTGGTACTGGGGAAGATCCTTGGCGGGACGTCGCTCGCGCTCATCCAAGGATTAATGTTTTTGTTATTGGCGCCGTTTGTGGGCATATCATTCAGCATTGCGTCGGTGATCTGGCTGGTCGTGGTGATGTTCTTGTTGTCCTTTGCGTTGACCGGCTTGGGATTCCTGCTTGCGTGGCGGATGGACTCCACCCAGGGATTTCACGCGATCATGAACCTGTTTTTGATTCCGCTGTGGCTTTTGTCCGGAGCTGTCTTTCCGCCTTCGGGTGCGCCGTCGATTATGCGTTGGATCATGGTATGCAATCCCGTTTCCTACGGCGTGATTGCGATCCGTCACGGGCTGTACTGGAATACACCATTGGCGACTACGGGGATGCCGTCGCGTGAGATAAGCTTGCTGGTGACCGTGGTGTTTGCGGTGGTCATGTTTCTATTATCATGGTTGGCGGCACAACGGACCACGCGAGGGGATTTGCAATGA
- a CDS encoding HD domain-containing protein, with the protein MPDPETKATRPEITPHTTPGARPVAVIDIGASAIRMRIAEIGPQGEVRNLDSLQQAVRLGKDTFSTGRIQAATIEDCIKVLLGFRRVMVEYGITRDDQIRAVATSAVREAENRYAFVDRLYMSTQINVEVIEGTEENRLTYIAVQDVLQQDGSLKNANAIIVDVGGGSTELVLTQRGSVTFANSYRLGSLRMRETLETFRAPAERVRTILDQHIHRMVDQVYRNVPVDKVHYLVAISGDAQFAASLLSPKWADVRISSVNVKTFSALTEQLVPATVDELVRKYRIPYQEAETVGPALLAYSHLARVFHVKQILVPKSSLREGLLKEIAAGGTWTEAFSEQAVQSALALGEKFGVDEKHSKQVTELSIRLFHELQPEHRLEKRFELLLKIAALLHEVGMFIGDRSHHKHSMYIIMNSELFGLTRKDIALIALVARYHRRATPRPYHEEYTTLDRDSRIAVAKMAAILRVADALDRDHMQQVRAMTFSREPGQFVISIGDAVDLTLERLALKEKGNLFEEVFGMKAVVRNAESTKGLVADG; encoded by the coding sequence ATGCCCGATCCTGAAACCAAAGCAACGCGACCGGAAATTACCCCACACACCACACCGGGCGCACGGCCCGTGGCGGTCATCGACATCGGGGCGAGCGCCATTCGCATGCGGATTGCCGAGATCGGCCCACAGGGGGAAGTGCGCAACCTCGATTCCCTCCAGCAAGCCGTGCGGCTCGGCAAGGACACGTTCAGCACCGGCCGGATCCAGGCCGCAACCATCGAGGACTGCATCAAGGTGCTGCTCGGTTTCCGGCGTGTGATGGTCGAGTACGGGATCACGCGCGATGACCAGATTCGCGCCGTCGCCACCAGCGCGGTGCGCGAGGCCGAGAACCGTTACGCCTTTGTCGATCGCCTCTACATGTCCACGCAGATCAATGTGGAGGTCATCGAAGGCACCGAGGAGAACCGCCTGACGTATATCGCCGTGCAGGACGTGCTGCAACAGGACGGCTCCCTGAAAAATGCCAACGCCATCATCGTCGATGTCGGCGGTGGGAGCACGGAGCTGGTGCTGACACAAAGGGGCAGCGTTACCTTTGCCAACAGCTACCGTCTTGGCTCGCTTCGCATGCGCGAGACGCTGGAGACGTTTCGCGCGCCGGCCGAACGCGTGCGCACCATTCTCGACCAGCACATTCATCGCATGGTGGACCAGGTCTACCGTAATGTGCCCGTCGACAAGGTCCACTACCTGGTCGCGATTTCGGGCGACGCCCAGTTTGCGGCCTCGCTGCTTTCTCCCAAGTGGGCCGATGTGCGGATCAGTTCCGTGAACGTGAAGACGTTTTCGGCGCTCACCGAGCAACTCGTCCCGGCCACTGTTGACGAACTCGTGCGCAAATACCGTATCCCCTACCAGGAGGCCGAAACCGTCGGCCCCGCCCTGCTGGCGTACTCGCATTTGGCGCGCGTGTTCCACGTGAAGCAAATCCTCGTCCCCAAATCGAGCCTGCGCGAAGGCTTGCTCAAGGAAATCGCCGCCGGGGGCACGTGGACCGAGGCGTTTTCCGAACAGGCTGTTCAATCCGCGCTCGCGCTGGGGGAGAAGTTCGGCGTCGATGAGAAGCACTCGAAGCAGGTCACCGAGCTGAGCATCCGCCTGTTTCATGAACTGCAGCCGGAGCATCGCCTCGAAAAGCGTTTTGAGCTGCTGCTGAAGATCGCGGCGTTGCTGCATGAGGTGGGCATGTTCATCGGCGACCGCAGCCATCACAAGCACTCCATGTACATCATCATGAACAGTGAGTTGTTCGGGCTGACGCGGAAAGACATCGCGCTGATCGCCCTGGTGGCCCGTTACCATCGCCGCGCCACGCCACGCCCCTATCATGAGGAATATACGACGCTCGACCGCGACAGCCGGATTGCGGTGGCGAAGATGGCGGCCATCCTGCGCGTGGCCGACGCGCTGGACCGCGACCACATGCAGCAGGTGCGGGCGATGACTTTCTCCCGCGAGCCCGGCCAGTTTGTCATCTCCATCGGCGACGCCGTTGACCTGACACTGGAGCGGCTCGCTTTGAAGGAAAAGGGCAACTTGTTCGAGGAGGTTTTTGGGATGAAGGCCGTCGTCCGCAACGCGGAATCGACGAAAGGGCTGGTCGCCGATGGCTAA
- a CDS encoding SCO family protein translates to MKVKTILNIGVISTFFIIVGSILMIVMRGAPTRASAMEVPVLGSVPEFSLMEANGTVLRRADLLGKVWVASFLFTRCGEACPLMMQHEARLQPDLPLRDDLRLVSFSVDPDWDSPKVLTEYARTFGADRSRWLFLTGDKKQVYRLASDGFHLAALDADPTKEMPILHSTKLVLVDRGGAIRGYYDSSDPIEMQKLIRDVRQVLAERS, encoded by the coding sequence ATGAAAGTAAAAACCATTTTGAATATTGGGGTGATCAGCACCTTTTTCATCATCGTGGGGTCAATTCTAATGATTGTCATGCGGGGCGCCCCCACGAGGGCCTCGGCGATGGAAGTGCCCGTGCTCGGGTCGGTGCCGGAATTTTCGCTGATGGAGGCGAACGGCACGGTATTGCGACGGGCTGACTTGCTCGGCAAAGTCTGGGTTGCCAGCTTTCTTTTTACGCGTTGTGGTGAGGCTTGTCCGTTGATGATGCAGCATGAAGCGCGGCTGCAGCCGGACCTGCCGCTGCGCGATGACTTGCGGCTCGTGAGTTTTTCCGTCGATCCGGACTGGGACAGTCCGAAAGTGTTGACGGAGTACGCTCGCACCTTTGGTGCGGACCGGAGCCGCTGGTTGTTTCTTACCGGCGACAAGAAGCAGGTGTATCGCCTGGCCAGCGATGGGTTCCATTTGGCTGCCCTGGACGCTGATCCCACGAAGGAAATGCCGATCCTGCACAGCACGAAGCTGGTATTGGTGGACCGCGGCGGCGCGATTCGCGGCTATTACGACAGCTCGGATCCGATCGAGATGCAGAAACTCATCCGCGACGTGCGACAGGTGCTGGCGGAGCGGTCATGA
- a CDS encoding RtcB family protein, whose translation MNPLHKINECLWELPVSYKAGMRVPGRIYATEKMLANIVGDNCLEQVANVAFLPGIQKYSLAMPDIHWGYGFPIGGCCATDPNEGGVISPGGVGYDINCGVRLMRTHLKREDVAPKIHELVAQLFRDIPCGLGRGSDLKMSYSDERQCVHQGARWAVEHGFGKAEDLDFIEEQGRLADAEPSNITDRALERGKGQLGSLGSGNHFLEVQVVDEIFYEDAADVMGLFLGQVTVMIHCGSRGFGYQVCDDYLKILRDAPQKYGIQLPDRQLVSAPVNSPEGEEYLSSMRCAANYAFANRQVLMSKTEQAFLRALDISPRELGMELVYDVPHNIAKLEQHKVDGREKTVCVHRKGATRAFPPGHTMIPERYRSIGQPVLVPGDMGRYSFILVGTEGAMKQTWGTVCHGAGRMMSRARAKKEKSFQDLQREMSERGVVMMAQGRSTALEEAPWAYKDVENVVDVCHNAGIARKVARLRPIGVVKG comes from the coding sequence GTGAATCCCCTGCATAAGATCAATGAATGTCTTTGGGAGCTGCCGGTGTCTTACAAGGCGGGGATGCGGGTGCCGGGGCGGATTTATGCGACGGAAAAGATGCTGGCCAACATCGTTGGGGACAATTGCCTGGAGCAGGTGGCGAACGTCGCGTTTTTGCCGGGCATCCAGAAGTATTCGCTGGCGATGCCGGATATTCATTGGGGGTACGGCTTTCCCATCGGGGGGTGTTGCGCGACCGACCCGAATGAAGGCGGCGTGATCTCTCCGGGCGGGGTCGGCTACGACATTAATTGCGGCGTCCGCCTGATGCGCACCCACCTCAAGCGCGAGGATGTCGCGCCGAAGATTCACGAATTAGTCGCGCAACTGTTCCGGGACATCCCGTGCGGACTGGGGCGTGGCAGCGATTTGAAAATGTCGTACTCTGACGAGCGCCAGTGCGTCCACCAAGGTGCCCGTTGGGCGGTCGAGCATGGTTTCGGCAAGGCGGAAGACCTGGATTTCATCGAGGAACAGGGCCGGCTGGCCGATGCCGAACCGTCGAACATTACCGACCGCGCGCTGGAACGCGGCAAGGGACAACTCGGTTCGCTGGGCAGCGGCAATCACTTCCTTGAAGTGCAGGTTGTTGACGAAATCTTTTACGAAGACGCCGCGGATGTGATGGGATTGTTCCTGGGCCAGGTCACGGTGATGATCCACTGCGGCTCGCGCGGGTTCGGCTACCAGGTGTGCGACGATTACCTGAAAATCCTGCGCGATGCGCCGCAGAAATACGGCATCCAACTGCCCGACCGACAACTGGTGAGCGCGCCGGTGAATTCGCCCGAGGGCGAGGAGTATTTGTCGTCGATGCGTTGCGCGGCGAATTACGCCTTTGCGAACCGGCAAGTGCTGATGTCCAAGACAGAACAGGCGTTCCTCCGCGCGTTGGACATCTCACCGCGCGAACTGGGCATGGAACTGGTGTACGACGTTCCGCACAACATCGCCAAGCTGGAGCAGCACAAGGTCGATGGCCGCGAGAAGACCGTCTGCGTGCACCGCAAAGGCGCGACGCGCGCGTTTCCACCGGGTCACACGATGATACCCGAACGTTACCGGTCCATCGGCCAGCCGGTGCTGGTGCCGGGCGACATGGGACGTTACTCCTTCATTCTCGTGGGCACGGAGGGCGCGATGAAGCAGACCTGGGGCACGGTTTGCCATGGGGCAGGGCGGATGATGAGCCGGGCCCGCGCGAAGAAGGAAAAGAGTTTCCAGGATTTACAACGGGAAATGAGCGAGCGCGGGGTGGTCATGATGGCGCAGGGACGCAGCACAGCGCTGGAGGAAGCGCCGTGGGCCTACAAAGACGTGGAAAACGTGGTCGATGTCTGTCATAATGCAGGCATTGCGCGCAAGGTGGCGCGGTTGCGGCCCATAGGGGTGGTGAAAGGCTAA
- a CDS encoding sigma-70 family RNA polymerase sigma factor has translation MENAAKIPVNISTARASNPAHELSQPEFSDRDLVEQCQRGKLEAYEALVGRYRNKVYGLAFSMLRNEQDATDLCQEAFVRGWQAIRKFQKNASFYTWIYRITTNLAIDFVRRRDRRPTTPFEEGISPETDASVQQAPSTNPSPVDEVQRRELREQIDAALRELSPEHRAVVQLREFDGLDYAAIAKATGCTIGTVMSRLHYARKHLQKLLKEVI, from the coding sequence ATGGAAAACGCGGCCAAAATTCCTGTGAATATTTCGACGGCGCGTGCGTCGAATCCGGCGCATGAACTTTCTCAGCCTGAATTCAGCGACCGCGACCTGGTCGAGCAATGCCAGCGGGGTAAACTTGAGGCCTACGAGGCGCTGGTTGGCCGCTACCGCAACAAGGTGTACGGACTCGCGTTTAGCATGCTCCGTAACGAACAGGATGCGACCGATCTGTGCCAGGAAGCTTTCGTCCGCGGCTGGCAGGCGATCCGCAAATTCCAGAAGAACGCCTCCTTCTATACGTGGATTTACCGGATCACGACCAATCTTGCCATCGATTTCGTGCGTCGCCGAGACCGACGTCCCACCACCCCGTTCGAAGAGGGAATTAGTCCTGAGACGGACGCGAGCGTCCAACAAGCGCCGTCCACAAACCCGTCGCCGGTGGACGAAGTACAACGGCGGGAATTGCGCGAGCAGATTGACGCCGCGTTGCGCGAGTTATCGCCTGAGCACCGCGCGGTGGTCCAACTCCGCGAGTTTGACGGCCTGGATTACGCGGCCATTGCGAAGGCCACCGGTTGCACAATCGGTACGGTCATGTCTCGACTACATTACGCCCGGAAACATTTACAAAAGTTGTTGAAGGAAGTGATATGA
- the ppk1 gene encoding polyphosphate kinase 1, translated as MAKGGEFFLNRELSWLEFNRRVLEEAIDPSVPLLERLRFLSITSGNLDEFFMVRVGGLQQLLKEGKRLFDPAGLTTREQLLEISRRTHQLVAEQCACFTQDIEPKLADAGIRRLSPEQIGPEYAEYLERLFEREIYPIVTPRAVDATDFPLLTGLGLELLVRLNPATARAHKPRFAIVTLPKRLSRLVTVPVQQDGYDYTLLEDVVSMFREKLFPGESISECIPFRITRNADLLVREDLAGDLLSQMREVLDARKRSGCVRLEVGQNISPTSLAFLKQALQVNDDQIYLIPGPLDLAAYRELAGRAGFEKLKYEPWLPQPSPQIAPNESMFEAIARRDILLFHPYESFEPVVRLLEQAADDPDVLAIKQILYRTSGSSPIVAALARAAGNGKHVTVVVELKARFDEARNIDWARALEQSGVQIIYGLRGLKVHAKICIVVRREPAGIRRYVHFGTGNYNEVTARLYSDVSLMTCNEDFGADATQFFNTITAYSQPIKYRRLEAAPLGLRARLLALIESEAQRSKEGQQGHIMARLNSLVDADIIEALYRASRQGVRIQLNVRGICCLRPGVPKLSENIRVVSIVDRFLEHSRILYFHHGGEPLVFISSADWMPRNLDRRVELLVPVIDPASQVRLIAILRTAFHDNVKARQLMSDGRHERLHPSGDAKPVHSQRVFFEQAREAAKQAQQDRYQTFVPQRPTAPPSVS; from the coding sequence ATGGCTAAGGGCGGCGAATTCTTTCTCAACCGGGAGTTGAGCTGGCTTGAGTTCAATCGGCGGGTGCTCGAAGAAGCCATCGATCCGTCGGTGCCGCTCCTTGAACGGCTGAGGTTTCTCTCAATCACCAGCGGGAACCTTGATGAGTTCTTCATGGTGCGCGTGGGTGGGCTGCAGCAGCTGCTCAAGGAAGGCAAGCGGTTGTTCGATCCCGCGGGCCTGACCACGCGCGAACAGCTCCTGGAAATCAGCCGGCGCACCCACCAGCTCGTGGCGGAACAATGCGCGTGTTTTACGCAGGACATCGAACCCAAGTTGGCGGACGCAGGAATCCGCCGCCTGTCGCCCGAGCAGATCGGACCAGAATATGCCGAGTATCTGGAACGACTTTTCGAACGCGAAATTTACCCGATCGTTACCCCGCGGGCGGTTGACGCGACCGATTTTCCGTTGTTGACCGGTCTTGGCCTGGAACTGCTGGTGCGGCTCAATCCTGCGACCGCGCGCGCGCACAAGCCGCGCTTCGCTATTGTCACCCTGCCGAAACGCCTCAGCCGCCTCGTCACGGTGCCCGTGCAGCAGGATGGGTACGATTACACGTTGCTCGAAGATGTCGTTTCGATGTTCCGGGAAAAACTATTTCCCGGCGAATCCATCAGTGAATGCATCCCGTTCCGCATCACGCGCAACGCGGACCTCCTCGTGCGGGAAGATCTGGCAGGCGATCTTCTCTCGCAAATGCGCGAGGTGCTGGATGCCCGCAAGCGCAGTGGTTGTGTGCGCCTGGAAGTTGGCCAGAACATTTCGCCAACGTCTTTGGCTTTCCTGAAACAAGCGCTGCAGGTCAATGACGACCAGATTTATCTGATCCCCGGGCCGCTCGACCTGGCCGCGTACCGCGAACTGGCGGGACGGGCCGGCTTCGAGAAATTGAAATACGAGCCATGGTTGCCGCAACCGTCCCCGCAGATCGCGCCGAACGAATCGATGTTCGAGGCCATCGCGCGTCGCGACATTCTGCTGTTTCACCCGTACGAAAGTTTCGAGCCCGTCGTGCGCCTGTTGGAGCAGGCGGCTGACGATCCCGACGTGCTGGCCATCAAGCAGATTCTCTACCGCACCAGCGGCAGCAGCCCGATTGTCGCCGCACTGGCGCGGGCGGCGGGGAACGGCAAGCATGTCACCGTTGTCGTCGAATTGAAGGCCCGCTTCGACGAGGCCCGCAACATCGATTGGGCGCGGGCGCTGGAACAGTCCGGGGTGCAGATCATCTATGGGCTGCGCGGATTGAAAGTGCACGCGAAAATCTGCATCGTGGTCCGGCGCGAGCCGGCTGGTATCCGTCGCTACGTCCACTTCGGCACTGGTAACTACAACGAGGTCACCGCCCGCCTGTATAGCGACGTGAGCCTGATGACCTGCAACGAGGACTTCGGCGCGGACGCGACACAGTTCTTCAACACGATCACGGCCTACTCGCAGCCGATCAAGTATCGACGCCTCGAAGCGGCTCCGCTCGGGTTGCGCGCGCGGTTGCTGGCCCTGATCGAAAGCGAAGCGCAACGCTCCAAGGAGGGGCAGCAGGGGCACATCATGGCCCGGCTCAACTCACTCGTGGACGCGGACATCATCGAGGCGCTGTACCGCGCTTCGCGGCAGGGCGTGCGGATCCAGCTCAACGTTCGCGGCATCTGCTGTCTGCGGCCCGGCGTGCCGAAACTGAGCGAGAACATCCGGGTCGTCAGCATCGTGGACCGTTTCCTGGAACACAGCCGCATCCTCTATTTCCATCATGGCGGTGAACCGCTCGTTTTTATTTCCAGCGCCGACTGGATGCCGCGCAACCTTGACCGCCGTGTCGAGTTGCTGGTGCCGGTCATCGACCCGGCGTCCCAAGTCCGACTGATTGCCATCCTGCGGACAGCCTTCCACGATAACGTCAAAGCGCGCCAACTCATGTCCGACGGTCGCCATGAAAGGTTGCATCCATCCGGCGACGCCAAGCCAGTACATTCCCAGCGGGTCTTCTTCGAGCAAGCCCGCGAAGCCGCCAAACAGGCCCAGCAGGACCGTTATCAAACCTTCGTCCCGCAACGACCCACCGCGCCGCCGTCTGTGAGTTGA